The genomic interval aaagaaaccactactaatgggcaccaataaaaagaagagacttgcttgggccaagaaacatgagcaatggactttagaccattggaaatctgtcctttggtctgatgagtccaaattagagatttttggttccaaccgccgtgcctttgtggcctccacaatcacctcaaccaaattgagatggtttgggatgagttggacagcagagtgaaggataagcagacaacaagtgctcagcatatgtgggaactccttcaacacgTTTGGAAAAGCcttacaggtgaagctggttgagagaatgccaagagtgtgcaaagctgtcatcaaggcaaaaggtgactactttgaataatctcaaacatgtaaaacatgtaaaacatattttgattcgTTATGttttttttggctactacatgattccatgttttcatagttttgatgtcttccatttttctacaatgtaaaaataaagaaaaaccccttgaatgaataggtgtctaaaaacttttgactgattttggatattttttagtatatgtaaaggcaTGATGAAATCATGAATAGTCTGATGggttgtgaattatatattatcacttgtgaatgatgcccagcataagaaacagaCTTTTTTTTTGGCGACTTTTTCgaatcatagtcacacacctcatgtaacCTAGCCCATTTTTAAAcattgatgctagtggttgttttaatttgggatctattgcgTCCCACAACTGTCACAGactttggaatatttatttctcgcacacaATAGAACAGGTCGACTTTTGTGCTATGTGGGATAGattgcttttgctgtttgttatgcctactcatcttgttggctgacaaaaagtaCATGTGGACCGTTCCTTTaaatcttcaatatgcacctcagaaTTGGAGAAGGACATTCGCAGGCGTGTCCCGGATGTGTCGGTCTTCGCTTGTAGtctgagaaagacccgatcacgggATGGAGAGTGCGCAGCTCTCAGGGagaaggcatggattttttttaggGTGAATTACAGCCAGAAAGGGAATGCCACCATGAAATTTGTTCTTGTCAAATTGTAAATGAGAGACTAATGAATATtgtacagcctgcacaaaaaaaacaaagcagagctaatgccttttcaagcaacttttttcaaatcatcattagttgcatcatgcagccttaaaatcaattaaaaatcaaaacatatagcccaatgtttgtagaacaactaaagttagaTTAATAACTGTAAACTACGCAGAAAGGAGTACTTAtctctttgttaaccgctcaacaccgAACAGCTGCATGTGTGTGCACAAATTGTTTGGGGAAATATTTctgttttattcagctttgttcaattgtgttcttcatactataaaataatgccattgaattctaagcaaatcttgtctgctaaatgaactagtttAGCCCACTggcatttggcatagccagatcacgACCAagcataaggacaactcagagtatgctattctgttcttctgaaatagactacattttcttcatatcatgtttctttagacctgtctaaaataaataattaatttattttgaagatgtaggctgtattacatggatttattaggcTTTCTAAAATgtagatgtacagttgaagtcagaagtttacatacacttaggttggagtcaataaaactcgttattcaaccactccacaaatttcttgttaacaaactatagttttggcaagtcggttaggacatctacttggtgcatgacacaagtaatttttccaacaattgtttacagacagattatttcacttataattcactgaatcacaattccagtgggtcagaaggtttacatgcactaagttgactgtgccctttaaacagcttgggaaattccagaaaatggtgtcatggcttcagaaccttctgataggctaattgacatcatttgagtcaattggaggtgtacctgtggatgtatttcatggcctaccttcaaactcagcgcctctttgcttggcGTCATGGtataatcaaaataaatcagccaagacctcaggaaaaaaaatgtcggcctccacaagtctggttcatccttgggagcaatgtccaaacgcctgaaagtaccacgttcatctgtacaaacagtagtatgcaagtataaacaccatgggaccacactgccgtcataccgctcaggaaggagactccttctgtctcctagagatgaacgtactttggtgcaaaaagtgcagaacaacagaaaagaaccttgtgaagatgctggaggaaacgggtacaaaagtatctttatccacagtaaaacgagtcctatatcaacataaccagaaaggctgctcagcaaggaagaacgcctccaaaaccaccattaaaaaaagccagacaacggtttgcaaatgcacatggggacaaagatcgtacttttgagagagatgtcctctggtctgatgaaacaaaaatataagcttttggccataatgaccattgttatgcttggaggaaaaagagggagccttgcaagccgaagaacaccattccaaccgtgaagcacaggggtggcagcatcatgttgtgggggtgatttgctgcaggagggactggtgcacctcacaaaatagatggcatcatgagttaGGAAATTTACgtggatataatgaagcaacatctcaagccatcagtcaggaagtttaaaacttggtcgcaaatgggtcttccaaatggacaatgaccccaagcatacttccaaagttgtggcaaaatggcttacggacaacaaagtccaggtattggtatggccatcacaaagccctgacctcaatcctatagaaaatttgtgggtaggactgaaaaagcgtgtgcgagcaaggaggcctacaaacctgactcagttacaccagctctgtcaggaggactgggccaaaattcacccaacttattgtgggaagcttgtggaaggctacccaagttaaacaatttaaagacaatgctaccaaatactaattgagtgtatgcaaacttttgacccactgggaatgtgatgaaataaataaaagcttaaataaatcctcagctattattctgacatttcacattcttaaaataaagtggagatcctaactgacccaagacagggaatttttactaggattaaatgtcaggaattgtgaaaagtgagtttttaaatgtatttggctaacgtgtatgtgaacttccaacttcaactgtagatgtgtggaagccaggagatgctgaatgtttgttaattaacggtcaattaccgtgagacccaagttatttgcttgacagtcACTGGCTGATGAAGTTTAGTGACTCCCACAGCCCTAGCAGTAACTGACTTAGAATGCGCCTCAATTGTTTAAAGAAGTGCATCCCAGCTTTATCCTAGGATTCCCGTTCTCTACCTGTAGTACCTGGCCTCCCTGCTCCTGCATAAGAAGTTTGCAGCCCAGTTTGTGGCCCATGGAGGAGTTCAGAAGCTTCTGGAGATCCCTAAGCCTTCCATGGCCGCCACAGGGGTGTCTCTGTGCCTCTACTACCTGGCCTACAACCAGGATGCCATGGAGAGGGTAGGGGACCAACACACACCATAAAGATCAACTGTtcctgtggtctgtgtgtgtaacACAGATTTACATTGAAGTAAATTAAGTCCATACAAATTGTGTGTTCACTTCATGTGTTTCTGTTCCCCTTAGGTGTGTATGCTGCCTCACTCCATCCTGTCTGACGTGGTGAGCTACACTCTGTGGCTGTTGGAGTGTTCCCACGCCTCGGGCTGCTGCCACGCCACCATGTTCTTCTCCATTTCCTTCTCCTACCGAGCCGTGCTGGAGCTCTTCGATAGGCAGGACGGCCTCCGACGCCTCGTCAACCTGGTAGGAGGGCCTGTCTGGTTTATTCTTGCTTCTGTTTCCTCTAGCTGTCACTAGGACAGGGTTTTCTAATATTTGTAAAAAATACTGTTTTGCTATTTCTGTCTCTCGATCAGTTCTCTGAACATGCTCACTGTTGCAGTGTGTATTACACTGCTGCTTATTGTGTATAATTCTACTGTCTCCAGATAAGTACGCTGGAGATCTTAAACCCTGAAGATCAGGCGGCCCTGCTGAGTGATGACCAGATCTTCTCCAGCAGGCAGACAGCCAAGCACACCTGCATGGCCCTGCGCAGGTTCTTCGAGGCCCATCTGGCCATCAAGGTGGAGCAGGTCAAGCAATCCCTGCAGCGGACTGAGGGGGGCGCTCCCATTCACCCTCAGCCCTACTACAAGGTAGGCGGAACAGGCCGTCCCATCTGAGTTGGGAGATTGAAGTGATTTTTTGCTCTAAATTGCCAATTTCTTTCTATAGGTGTTTATAAAGTTCCCTttctgaattgaccccaaccccctGGAACCCATCATCACAGATATACCTTGGTGATGTTTTTCCTTCAGAGGTGCCTCATTGTCCTTCTGTTCCCCAGGCGTGCAGCTACACCCATGAGCAGGTGGTGGAGATGATGGAGTTCCTGATCGAGTACGGCCCAGTCAGATTGTACTGGGAGCCAGCTGAGGTGTTCCACAAGCTGTCCTGTGTTCAGCTGCTGCTGCAGCTCATCTCCATTGCTTGTGACTGGAGGACCTACTATGGCAGGTAAGGACAGAAAAGAAATGCAACCTTCCTTCTCTATTGCAAGTACAGATTCCCTTGTgggaagttggcagatcggctgtgtCGACTGCAGATGACTGCCAAGACGCTTGttgggggttgtagagcaaaacggagaacatcaTCGTGTTCGTGAGATTCTCATCTTTCCATAAACATAATAGTTTTGTAGGCCAAACTGTTCGGATGCTACAAATGTTTTGGTGAGAATATAATAATTAGCTAATATTGTATTTAATTTGCCTTAgtggcaatatgtaactttttgggcgacctgaccgaATGTATAGATCTCATTCtacttgaaagcaagtctaagaagcggtagatctgttcatgcttccctttttcctttttttctttctgttttataccagtttcaaacagctgaaatAATATTTATGGTTCTGGAAAatgtatttcacagtggtttagacggtatgatgattctctacactacactagcttattttgtcacataaactgaaattagactAACTGTTAtagttttagcaaccaggaaatgtcagagtgatttctgcatagtgcaacttCAAtattgctggaccccaggaagagtagctgctgcaaaACTAACCAGTGCCTTATGGGTATCCATAATTAAAATACTCTGCTCTATATTAAAATACATCTCTATTCATTATGGAGAACACTTGTTTATATCTTTTCACAATTTAAGTGAATACCCGAGTAATACTGTGTGACTGTTTCCCTCCGTGTTGTCCCCTAGGAGTGACACAGTGCGTTATGCCCTGGACATACTGAGCATCTTGACGGTGATCCCGAAGACCCAGCTGCTGATGGCTGAGTCTGTGGCTGTGCCAGATGGGGAGGGGGGTAATGCAGTCTCCACCGTGGGTACGTTACCTGTCCTGCCATGGTGTTCTATTGACACCTCCTTATCTATCCAGCAGACCAGGACTGTTTGCTTTGGGGTTTAATCTTAATGTTCAGTTGTTCCTCAGGTATGAGTGTAGTCCTGTTGGTGGCGGAGGGAGAGGTGTTTGTGAACGACGCCGAGATCCAGAAGTCTGCTCTGCAGGTGGTCATCAACTGTGTGTGTGCTCCGGACAAACGCATGTCCAGCATCGGCAAGTTCATCTCGGGCACACCTCGTAGACGCCTGCCCCAGACTACCAAGAGCAGTGAGAGCGTGCTCAGCAAGATGTGGAACGTGGTGCAGTCTAACAACGGCATCAAGGTGAGAGAAGATTATCTTCGGAACTGTCTATTGATAGATATTACGCTGGTATGTTGTTGGGCGCTACTGGTCTCTGATTTGTCTATTCATGAATGGTTTGGGTTACTTTTATGATTTCTCAATACTGTTATTATGCACTCGTAACCATAGCTAGTTCTTCTGCCATCTCCCTGTAGGTGCTCCTGTCCCTGCTGACGGTGAAGATGCCCATCACAGATGCGGATCAAATCCGGGCCCTGGCCTGTAAGGCCCTGGTGGGTCTGTCCCGCTCCAGCTCAGTCAGACAGATTATCAGCAAGCTGCCTCTCTTCAGCAGCGGACACATCCAGCAGCTTATGAAGGAGCCTGTGCTCCAAGACAAACGCAGCGAACACGTCAAATTCTGCAAGTTTGCGGCAGAGCTCATCAAGCGAGTGTCTGGTAAACCCCTCATGATAGGGACGGATGTGTCCCTGGCCTGGCTGCAGAGGGCTAATGTGGTGGCCCAGTCCAGGATCTCCTTCCCTGAGAAGGAGCTACTGCTGTTGATCCGGAACCACCTGGTGGCCAAAGGCCTGCATGACACGGCCACCACACTCACCAAGGAGGCTGACCTCCCCATGGCCATCCTCCCCCACCCATCTTCCTCAGCTTTACTTCCTGTCGTTGTTCCccctcctcctgcctcccctGCCCCTGCCCTCCCCCGGACCCCTCGGCTGGCCAATGGGGTTGCAGCGCGGTTGGCGAGCCACGGCTCTCATCCGTCCATGCCGTTGTCAGTTCAGCCCCGTCCCTCGACGTCGCAACTCCTCGCACTCCCTCCAGCCGCCCCTCCCCTGTTGACCCCTCACCAAAGCAACGGCTCTCCCCTAATTGGTCGGATCGTGTTCACGCGAGAGCGCCCGTCGCCATGCCCCGTGCCTGCCAGCTGTAAGAAGCCGCGGGTGCTGAGGCAGAAGTCAGATTACGGTGCCTTCAGCCAGAGTCCAGCCATGAAAAAACAGCTGGACAGACACCTGCCCTCTCCCCCCGCCCTGGACAGCATCATCACAGAGTACCTGAGGGAGCAGCACGCACGCTGCAAGAACCCTGTCACCACCTGCCCCCCTTTCTCCCTTTTCACCCCCCACCAGTGCCCCGAACCCAAGCAGAGGCGCCAGGCCCCAACCAACTTCACCTCCCGAAACACACGCAGGGTCGTCTACCCCAAGTATGGAGGGGTGGACGGGGGCTGCTTCGACAGACATCTCATCTTTAGCAGGTATGTTTGGTTCCTAATACACTGGGGACTCAAAGTCCTTTTAATTGGGTTTTTAGATGGACTTCTCTGGGTAACATGTTCCCCTTTTCACCCAGGTTTCTCTGGGTAACATGTTCCCCTTTTCCCCCCAGGTTTCTCTGGGTAACATGTTCCCCTTTTCCCCCCAGGTTTCTCTGGGTAACATGTTCCCCTTTTCCCCCCAGGTTTCTCTGGGTAACATGTTCCCCTTTTCCCCCCAGGTTTCTCTGGGTAACATGTTCCCCTTTCCCCCCAGGTTTCGTCCCATGTCTGTGTTCAGGGAGGCAGATGAGGATGAGAGTGGGTTCATGTGTTGTGCCTTCTCTGCCCGTGAGCGGTTCCTGATGCTGGGGACGTGTACGGGCCAGCTCAAACTCTACAATGTGTTCACAGGCCAGGAGGAGGCGAGCTACAGCTGCCACAGCTCTGCCATCACACACCTAGAGCCATCACGGGTCAGTGGGGACATTTAAAAATCTACATGTATTGTGGATATCTAATACATTAGTTTTTTAGTGAacttttgtcttttttttgtcaTCAGGATGGCTCTCTGTTGTTGACGTCGGCATCATGGAGTTATCCTCTGTCTGCACTGTGGGGCATGAAGTCAGTGTTCATCATGAAGTAAGTGTGACACAGGAGACTGACCTTGTCAGATCAATACAGTTGGTTATTTCTTAAAATGGGGATGACTGCTTTACCCATTCCATTTCTATGGTTAATTCTATTGGTTGTGTGTTTATGGTGCTCCCTGCCCAATGGTCCAGCTGTTCAGTGCCAGCAGAGCATGGAACTGCTGAAAGAGACTGACACATTCGTTAAACACACTAACTGAACTGCCTTAGtcctgggaattgccagggaccttgCAATACAATACTATCACAATACTTAGGTGTTATTCGATATGTATTGTGACTCTCACTATTCAATACTGTAATTTTTATTGTGATTGATGTTCGGAACACTGCTCACTATATGTCTactgcagagagacgagagaacaTGAGGAAATTAGTTTTGATCAATCATGGAAATAAAATAACTGAAAACATgtctcactatttaaaaagatggcgaacaagctataggatgaaaaataccgGAGGGTTAGCGCAGGTACAGCTCTCTAGCACTAGCTAacaaattacaaataaaaaattataCTTGGAGTCAAAGTATCAATATAATATCGTCCAAAATAGTGTTGCAATATGTTACTTTCTATTTTTTTATCCCCATCACTATGTCTTAGGGCTGGAATGTTCACTTCATACAATACACAGTGTAGTTTGGCCTCCTTCTGCCCTCAGTTTAACCAAAGCAACATTGGTGCATCATTACTTAACCTAAATGGCTTATTCTATATGGCCTGAAGTCAGAGGTTGTAAGGAATATTTTCTATTTATCTCTATTCATTCTTCTTTCCAGGCATTCCTTCTTAGATGATCATTATGTGGAGTTCAGCAAACTCTCACAAGACCGAGTTATTGGCACAAAGGAACACATAGCCCACGTAAGTCTTCTTTATAAACATCTAAAGGTTAAACTGAATGACCGGGTACACaagctttgttttttttgtcctgATCACCTGATCTTTGGGTCTCAGATCTATGACATCCAGACGGGGCAGAAAACCCTGACCCTCAACTACCCGGACCTGGCCAATAACTACAAGAGGAACTGTGCGACCTTTAACCCCACTGACGACCTGGTGCTGAACGACGGTGTACTGTGGGACGTGCGCTCGGCTCGTGCCATCCACAAGTTTGACAAGTTCAACATGAACATCAGTGGAGTGTTCCACCCCAATGGCCTGGAGGTCATCGTCAACACTGAGATTGTATCCGACTCAGACTGTACAATAGTTATAGTCATATTTGTAGAGTTAATTGGCGGTACTGAGCCTGCATCAGTTTGTCTGATAAGTGATCTAATGTCAAGATGGGACTGTCCCATGCCATCTGTTGAGTACATCTCAATCCCAGAGGTATTAGGTTGAGTAGTCAATATGCTATATTGATAATGTGACAGTGTGATTCCTTAATGGTTGTGTCAGTGGGACCTGCGGACTTTTCACCTCCTCCATACAGTGCCAGCTCTGGACCAGTGTAGGATCGTCTTCAACAACAACGGCACGGTGATCTACGGAGGTAAGGACTATGGGAAATGAAGTAGTGTGAGGTGGTAGCAAGGCTGGTCAAATTTCACCTTATGGTGAAGAGCTAAGACTTTTAGATGTGTGTTGAAAGGTGAATGCTTGTGGGGTTGTGTTTTCACGACATGTGAAAGGTGCatgtagatgtgtgtgtttgatgcCACACGGCCCTGCTGAACCATATGGCCGGAAGGCTGTGCCCTGAGCGAGCAGAGGAGTCTAACCAGCTGGTTCACATCTACAGCCACTGGGAGGCCATGATAGATCCacccacatcaaatcaaatttatttatatagcccttcgtacatcagctgatatctcaaagtgctgtacagaaacccattctaaaactccaaacagcaagcaatgcaggtgttgaaccacgttggctaagaaaaactccctagaaaggccaaaacctaggaagaaacctagagaggaaccaggctatgaggggtggccagtcttcttctggctgtgccgggtggagattataacagaacatggccaagatgttcaaatgttcataaatgaccagcatggtcaaataataggtctgggacaggtagaacatccggtgaacaggtcaggattccatagccgcaggcagaacagttgaaaatgaagcagcagcacggccaggtggactggggacaatcaaggagtcatcatgccaggtagtcctgtaggcatggtccgagggctcaggtcctctgagagagaaagaaagagaattagagagagcatacttaaattcacacaggacaccagataagacaggagaagtactccagatataacaaactgacattagcccccctgacacaaactattgcagcataaatactggaggctgagacaggaggggtcaggagacactgtggccccatccgatgatacccccggacagggccaaacaggaaggatataaccacacccactttgccaaagcacagcccccacaccactagagggatatcttcaaccaccaacttaccatcctgagacaaggccgactatagcccacaaagatctccaccacggcacaacccaagggggggcgccaacccagacaggaagatcacatcagtgactcaacccactcaagtgacgcacccctcctagggacagcatgaaagaaccggccaggcagagacagcaagggcagttcgttgctccagagcctttccattcaccttcacactcctgggccagactacactcaatcatatgacccactgaagagatgagtcttcagtaaagacttaaaggttgagaccgagtctgcgtctctcacatgtgtaggcagaccattccataaaaatggagctctataggagaaagccctgcctccagctgtttgcttagaaattctagggacaattaggaggcctgcgtcttgtgaccatagcgtacatgtaggtatgtatggcaggaccaaatctgagagataggtaggagcaagcccatgtaatgctttgtaggttagcagtaaaaccttgaaatcagcccttgccttgacaggaagccagtgtagggaggctagcactggagtaatatgatcaaattttttggttctagtcaggattctagcagccgtatttagcactaactgaagtttacaCATCCACACCATTCTAACAGCTCAGTAGACCGAGACACTGTGAGGCCATGATAGATCCACCCACAGCAGTGGCACTCTAGCAGCAGTACCACTCTTAtcatgaactcagcaaaaaaaatatcCCTTTTTCAGGgccatgtctttcaaagataattcgtaaaaatccaaataacttcattgtaaagggtttaaaaactgtttcccatgcttgttcaatgaaccataaacaattaatgaacatgcactaacagcttacagatggtaggcaattaaggtcacaattaCAAAAACTTAGGGCACTAAAGAAGCCTTTCTattgactctggaaaaacaccaaaagaaagatgcccagggtccctgctcatctgcgtgaacgtgccttaggcaggctgcaaggaggcatgaggactgcagatgtggacaGGGCaacaaattgcaatgtccgtactgagaGACACctgagacaggacggacagctgatcgtcttcgcagtggcagactacgtgtaacaacacctgcacaggttcggtacatctgaacatcacacctgcgtgacaggtacagggtggcaacaacaactgtccgagCTACATCAGGAACGCAATAGGAtgaaagaggctggactgagggcttgtcggcctgttgtaaggcaggttctcaccagacatcaccggcaaaaacgttgcctatgggcataAACCCAACGTTGCTAGAccaaacaggactggcaaaagtgctcttcactgccaagtcacggttttgtctctccaggggtgattgtcggattcgattttatcgttgaaggaatgagcgttacaccgaggcctgtactctggagctggatcgatttggaggtggagggtctgtcatggtctggggcggtgtgtcaccgcGTCATTGGACttagcctgcaatgacaacaagctatctcaacgctgtgcgttacggggaagacatcctccttcctcatggtacccttcttgcaggctcatcctgacattacccttcagcataacaatgccaccagccatactgctctttctgtgcgtgatttcctgcaagaaaggaatgtcagtgttctgccatggccagcgaagagcccggatctcaatcccattgagcacgtctgagacctgttggatcggagggtgagggctagggccatttccccccccccccagaaatgtccaggaacttgcaggtgccttggtggaagagtggtgtaacatctcacagcaagaactggcgaATCTGATGcaagtccatgaggaggagatacactgcagtacctaatgcagctggtggccacaccagatactgacagttacttttgattttgaccaccccCTTATCTAGggtcacattattccatttatgttagtcacatgtctgtggaacttgttcagtttatgtctgttgttgaatcttgttatgttcatacaaatatttacacatgttcagtttgctgaaaatgaacgcagttgacagtgagaagacgtTTCTTTTTTCGCTGAGTTTACTATCGATCTATTCATCCACCCACACTTCTGTTCAGCCAGTATGTGTGCTGTTATTTTGCCATGATGAATCCTCACATTACAGGTACCTGAATTTAACCTTGCCATCCATTTTCAAGGAGGATTTTTCATTTCTTTCATTGGAATTCCAGTTCACTTGACTCAatagaaatggaattgaccccaatcctGTTACCCAAAGCCTTGTGGATACCATGAAGGCTCTgcacacccacaccacactgatttagtagccaaaataatgggtcAATGTCTATCGATCTGGCCATCTCATCCGGCCACCCATTTTCCTTTCTAAATAAAAAATggaatcaaactttgtcacatgcaccgaatacaacaagtgtagaccttactgtgaaatgcttacttacaagcccttaaacaacagtgtagttcaagaagagtttaaaaaaatgtttttaccaaataaaataaaaaattgataATAAAAGTTACACAATAACATaagaataacaaggctatattaCAGGGGTTACAGTGTCAGTGTTAGGggttacaggttagttgaggtaatttgtacatggagGTAGGGGTGAAGCGACTATAGATAATAGCAGCGAGCAGCCACAGTGTACAAACAAATGGGGTTAATGTAATGGTCTGGTGGCcatttttattaattgttcagcagtcttatggcttgtgggtagaagctgttaaggagccttttggtcctagacttggcgttccggtaccgcttgccgtgcggtagcagagaaaacagtcttacttgggtgactggagtcgcTGACAATTTTATAAGCTTTTCTCTGACActcgcctattatataggtcctggattgcagaaagcttggcctcagtgacgtactgggtcgtacgcactaccctctgttgcgccTTAACGGTCAGatcccgagcagttgccataccaggcggtgatgcaaccggtcaggatgctctctggtacagctgtagaactttttgtggATCTGGgggtccatgccaaatcttttcactc from Oncorhynchus tshawytscha isolate Ot180627B linkage group LG22, Otsh_v2.0, whole genome shotgun sequence carries:
- the LOC112222284 gene encoding DDB1- and CUL4-associated factor 1 isoform X2; this translates as MASASASVDSKAELTALLEHWLEKWEGEQQASTPDLVNILTKISELVERETEEYHKADPDPFDDRHPGRADPECVLGHLLKILFKDDDFMNALVNSYVMTSRELTLNTAACRLLQNIMPGLETAVVFQEKEGIVERLFKWAQEAEQPLMIYATGLLAGAMENQDIAANYREENSVLVPLMLQRLRELQAKDTENRKEFKRPSPRKALGEPLLPLDEETVDGGFEDTPFSSGNNGTERVEKGPEEDREENPFPPGNNRTEKGPEEDIEDSPFPSNESDNSSHKISSCTSSSIKGLMKPVSAPQSLSHRDFPDGRAEGSSHLKRRAERENGRKVKQKLNFSLPEPERNFSELSNSSWSEMSPWVIGNNYHLYPLTPEMEQRLILQYLTPLGEYQELLAVFMQMGACELLIHYMDLKQTNDVQLTFEALKYLASLLLHKKFAAQFVAHGGVQKLLEIPKPSMAATGVSLCLYYLAYNQDAMERVCMLPHSILSDVVSYTLWLLECSHASGCCHATMFFSISFSYRAVLELFDRQDGLRRLVNLISTLEILNPEDQAALLSDDQIFSSRQTAKHTCMALRRFFEAHLAIKVEQVKQSLQRTEGGAPIHPQPYYKACSYTHEQVVEMMEFLIEYGPVRLYWEPAEVFHKLSCVQLLLQLISIACDWRTYYGRSDTVRYALDILSILTVIPKTQLLMAESVAVPDGEGGNAVSTVGMSVVLLVAEGEVFVNDAEIQKSALQVVINCVCAPDKRMSSIGKFISGTPRRRLPQTTKSSESVLSKMWNVVQSNNGIKVLLSLLTVKMPITDADQIRALACKALVGLSRSSSVRQIISKLPLFSSGHIQQLMKEPVLQDKRSEHVKFCKFAAELIKRVSGKPLMIGTDVSLAWLQRANVVAQSRISFPEKELLLLIRNHLVAKGLHDTATTLTKEADLPMAILPHPSSSALLPVVVPPPPASPAPALPRTPRLANGVAARLASHGSHPSMPLSVQPRPSTSQLLALPPAAPPLLTPHQSNGSPLIGRIVFTRERPSPCPVPASCKKPRVLRQKSDYGAFSQSPAMKKQLDRHLPSPPALDSIITEYLREQHARCKNPVTTCPPFSLFTPHQCPEPKQRRQAPTNFTSRNTRRVVYPKYGGVDGGCFDRHLIFSRFRPMSVFREADEDESGFMCCAFSARERFLMLGTCTGQLKLYNVFTGQEEASYSCHSSAITHLEPSRDGSLLLTSASWSYPLSALWGMKSVFIMKHSFLDDHYVEFSKLSQDRVIGTKEHIAHIYDIQTGQKTLTLNYPDLANNYKRNCATFNPTDDLVLNDGVLWDVRSARAIHKFDKFNMNISGVFHPNGLEVIVNTEIWDLRTFHLLHTVPALDQCRIVFNNNGTVIYGAMLQADDDDDIMEMQTKTPFGSSFRTFNATDYKPIATIDVKRNIFDLCTDTKDCYLAVIENQDSVNTDTVCRLYEVGRQRLAEEEEDEDDQEDDDQDDDDDDDDDSDDDMDTDPLIAELDNENGEDEEDEEDGNNELSLSDDEVSRLLEGDGEEDDDDDDDDSDDDEEDGDLALDNNSSDNSDLEDDIILSLNE